One region of Zerene cesonia ecotype Mississippi chromosome 15, Zerene_cesonia_1.1, whole genome shotgun sequence genomic DNA includes:
- the LOC119832574 gene encoding zinc finger CCCH domain-containing protein 10-like: MVGNVSVVTDGTINVLDESGNLIPSASNFCKDYIKGCCNRENCRYIHEIPPKLYLKELFRFCHDFQNKGCFRPNCKFIHSTLEEEERFYRSGKFPRPHMAMPICQAYRHGNCSNRECKFMHVDLTNENLSIRNPPPPIFDRPSIRDDVSPPEAKLRRYTYEESGINNQVIQATANTCSNCEVLDHRVKLLHDNISVLLKKVTDLTEKNIQLTSMNEFLLEQTASVRTDQPCVITSRHGTSAPVSLATVSVTPVVSLAGALPTLMPAAATPNLTLAPAASQAQLLTPAPQILTVSTTQQLMGNSGALIVTSAGAQQLMQVSDSGTLMGGGQTVVAVTPAQLTLAPPAQQLMSNAPQTAVQHLVQTSALQSQLPQHQASQFAQQSVQHLAAAQQSAQHVAQQSAQHLAQQSAQHLAAQQSAQQLAAAAQQSAQQIVAQQSAQQLAAQQSAQQLASTQQLVHQTSTQQITISSTSQPLALPNSQAQPITFPIISQSILPH; the protein is encoded by the coding sequence atggTTGGAAACGTGTCTGTTGTGACAGACGGTACAATAAATGTCCTGGACGAATCGGGTAATTTAATCCCTTCTGCtagtaatttttgtaaagatTACATAAAAGGATGTTGTAATCGCGAAAACTGCAGATATATTCATGAGATACCaccgaaattatatttaaaggaaCTGTTCAGGTTTTGCCacgattttcaaaataaaggtTGCTTCAGACCAAATTGCAAATTTATTCATAGTACACTTGAAGAAGAAGAACGTTTTTACCGTTCCGGCAAATTTCCTCGGCCACATATGGCAATGCCAATTTGTCAAGCATACAGACATGGAAATTGTTCTAATAGAGAATGTAAGTTTATGCATGTAGATCTGACAAATGAAAACCTTTCCATTCGAAATCCACCACCACCAATATTTGACCGGCCTTCAATAAGAGATGATGTATCACCTCCTGAGGCAAAATTAAGAAGATATACTTATGAAGAGTCTGGAATTAATAATCAAGTGATACAAGCCACAGCAAATACTTGCTCAAATTGTGAAGTTTTAGATCATAGGGTAAAATTATTGCATGATAATATCAGTGTGTTGCTTAAGAAAGTGACAGATTTGACagagaaaaatattcaattgacCTCTATGAATGAGTTTTTGTTAGAGCAGACAGCTTCAGTAAGAACGGATCAGCCATGTGTGATCACTTCAAGACATGGAACATCAGCACCTGTGTCCCTTGCAACTGTGAGTGTAACACCAGTTGTAAGTCTTGCTGGGGCTCTTCCAACACTAATGCCAGCAGCGGCGACACCCAACCTGACATTAGCCCCTGCTGCCTCACAGGCACAACTTTTAACCCCTGCTCCTCAAATACTCACTGTAAGCACAACTCAACAATTGATGGGCAATTCTGGAGCTCTAATAGTGACAAGTGCAGGAGCTCAACAACTAATGCAAGTCAGTGATTCTGGTACATTGATGGGTGGAGGGCAAACTGTAGTTGCTGTTACACCAGCACAGCTCACACTTGCTCCACCTGCCCAACAATTAATGAGCAATGCTCCACAAACAGCTGTGCAACATTTGGTTCAGACATCTGCCCTGCAGTCTCAACTGCCTCAACACCAAGCATCACAATTTGCCCAGCAATCAGTGCAACATTTAGCTGCAGCACAGCAATCTGCCCAGCATGTTGCACAACAATCTGCCCAGCATTTGGCACAGCAATCTGCACAGCACCTGGCAGCACAACAGTCAGCTCAACAACTCGCAGCTGCGGCTCAGCAATCGGCTCAACAGATTGTTGCTCAGCAATCGGCCCAACAGTTAGCAGCACAACAATCAGCACAACAACTTGCATCAACTCAACAGTTGGTACATCAAACATCTACACAACAAATTACAATCTCCAGTACTAGTCAGCCTTTGGCCCTGCCAAATTCACAAGCGCAGCCCATCACATTCCCAATTATTTCACAGAGTATATTGCCTCACTGA
- the LOC119832315 gene encoding ATP-dependent (S)-NAD(P)H-hydrate dehydratase-like: MLFKQSLIGVILVCMNKLNSVSLLKVEQCSKTDTLNEETLQILSRSIIPELEGKHKGEAGKIAVIGGSSEYTGAPYFSAITALKVGADLVYVITTKEAAPVIKSYSPDLIVIPYPLDSNLIEILKRMHVIIIGPGLGRDPDVMDRFYSIIDMCRNLKKPLVIDADGLYAVYKNITVIKDYPSPGIIMTPNFIEAQRIKNAIPSEHIPWYSYWGDFVTVLLKGEMDQYKSGNASFDWTITKGGSGRRAGGQGDILSGALGTFFNWALKSNICDDKNSTMLIQSISTYAAAKFTRECNFKAYEKHGRSMLASDMLQEIHSVFESTFLE, translated from the exons atgttgtttaaacAAAGTTTAATTGGTGTGATATTAGTCTGTATGAATAAACTTAATTCAGTTAGTTTGTTAAAAGTAGAACAATGTTCGAAAACGGATACGTTAAATGAAGAaactttacaaattttaagcaGATCTATTATTCCTGAATTGGAGGGTAAGCACAAAGGCGAAGCTGGCAAAATAGCGGTTATAGGTGGTTCATCTGAATATACTGGAGCACCTTATTTTTCAGCAATTACAGCTTTGAAG gTTGGTGCTGATTTAGTATATGTAATAACTACAAAGGAAGCAGCACCTGTTATAAAATCCTATAGTCCAGATCTTATTGTTATTCCGTATCCCTTGGATTCCAATCTTATTGAGATACTGAAGCGAATGCATGTAATAATCATTGGACCAGGGCTTGGAAGGGATCCTGATGTAATGGACAGATTTTATTCAATCATAGACATGTGCAGAAACTTGAAGAAACCTTTAGTTATAGATGCTGATGGCTTGTATGcagtatacaaaaatataacagtaatTAAAGATTACCCAAGTCCTGGAATTATTATGACACCGAATTTTATTGAAGCGCAAAGGATAAAGAACGCTATTCCTTCGGAACATATACCCTGGTATAGTTATTGGGGAGATTTTGTAACAGTTTTGCTGAAGGGGGAAATGGATCAGTATAAATCAGGAAATGCATCGTTTGATTGGACCATAACGAAAGGTGGTTCTGGTCGACGTGCTGGGGGACAGGGAGATATATTATCTGGAGCACTGGGGACATTTTTTAATTGGGCTCTAAAATCTAATATTTGTGACGACAAAAATTCGACGATGCTCATTCAAAGCATATCAACATACGCAGCTGCAAAGTTTACTAGAGAATGCAATTTTAAAGCATATGAAAAGCATGGCCGTAGTATGTTAGCTTCAGATATGTTACAAGAAATTCATTCTGTATTTGAATCCacatttttagaataa
- the LOC119832497 gene encoding uncharacterized protein LOC119832497: MDRRLDAEFRRGASNNVASLPEGLSYSVAIDKRNTKVYIGTGKGIYAYNYDSEDTSLVSSPEIKSNMLFLDKDGNKYITDSPDGVEQLYLLSGDRKIPFKSLEALNEVAVDDNNNFYFIREEKLYVLKSNLSHPVFVGNVTYDGFAQISFHKHTVYVASETLTYLHENDTGSLKRVKNIPGNITAIAFDYSNNFVLGTRGKILKYENKNNECYHRKN; this comes from the exons ATGGACCGTAGACTTGATGCTGAATTCCGGCGCGGAGCCTCAAATAATGTTgcca GTCTCCCGGAGGGTCTCAGCTATTCAGTTGCAATAGATAAAAGAAATACGAAAGTTTATATTGGAACAGGGAAAGGAATATATGCGTATAATTACGATTCAGAAGATACGAGTTTAGTTTCGTCGCcagaaattaaatcaaatatgcTATTTTTAGACAAAGATGGTAACAAGTATATAACGGACAGCCCCGATGGGGTTGAACAATTGTATTTACTATCTGGTGATAGAAAAATTCCGTTTAAATCTCTTGAAGCTTTGAATGAAGTGGCAGTGGATGACAACAAtaacttttactttattaGGGAGGAAAAGCTATACGTTCTAAAATCCAATCTCTCTCATCCAGTTTTCGTAGGTAATGTAACATATGATGGCTTTGCCCAAATATCATTCCATAAACATACTGTTTATGTTGCCAGTGAAACATTAACATATCTGCACGAAAATGATACAGGTTCACTAAAgagagtaaaaaatataccgGGAAATATTACTGCTATAGCATttgattattcaaataatttcgtACTGGGTACTCGCGGGAAGATTTTGAAatacgaaaacaaaaataacgaaTGCTatcatagaaaaaattaa
- the LOC119832590 gene encoding zinc finger CCCH domain-containing protein 10-like, whose product MVGNVSVVTDGTINVLDESGNLIPSASNFCKDYIKGCCNRENCRYIHEIPPKLYLKELFRFCHDFQNKGCFRPNCKFIHSTLEEEERFYRSGKFPRPHMAMPICQAYRHGNCSNRECKFMHVDLTNENLSIRNPPPPIFDRPSIRDDVSPPEAKLRRYTYEESGINNQVIQATANTCSNCEVLDHRVKLLHDNISVLLKKVTDLTEKNIQLTSMNEFLLEQTASVRTDQPCVITSRHGTSAPVSLATVSVTPVVSLAGALPTLMPAAATPNLTLAPAASQAQLLTPAPQILTVSTTQQLMGNSGALIVTSAGAQQLMQVSDSGTLMGGGQTVVAVTPAQLTLAPPAQQLMSNAPQTAVQHLVQTSALQSQLPQHQASQFAQQSVQHLAAAQQSAQHVAQQSAQHLAQQSAQHLAAQQSAQQLAAAAQQSAQQIVAQQSAQQLAAQQSAQQLASTQQLVHQTSTQQITISSTSQPLALPNSQAQPITFPIISQSILPH is encoded by the coding sequence atggTTGGAAACGTGTCTGTTGTGACAGACGGTACAATAAATGTCCTGGACGAATCGGGTAATTTAATCCCTTCTGCtagtaatttttgtaaagatTACATAAAAGGATGTTGTAATCGCGAAAACTGCAGATATATTCATGAGATACCaccgaaattatatttaaaggaaCTGTTCAGGTTTTGCCacgattttcaaaataaaggtTGCTTCAGACCAAATTGCAAATTTATTCATAGTACACTTGAAGAAGAAGAACGTTTTTACCGTTCCGGCAAATTTCCTCGGCCACATATGGCAATGCCAATTTGTCAAGCATACAGACATGGAAATTGTTCTAATAGAGAATGTAAGTTTATGCATGTAGATCTGACAAATGAAAACCTTTCCATTCGAAATCCACCACCACCAATATTTGACCGGCCTTCAATAAGAGATGATGTATCACCTCCTGAGGCAAAATTAAGAAGATATACTTATGAAGAGTCTGGAATTAATAATCAAGTGATACAAGCCACAGCAAATACTTGCTCAAATTGTGAAGTTTTAGATCATAGGGTAAAATTATTGCATGATAATATCAGTGTGTTGCTTAAGAAAGTGACAGATTTGACagagaaaaatattcaattgacCTCTATGAATGAGTTTTTGTTAGAGCAGACAGCTTCAGTAAGAACGGATCAGCCATGTGTGATCACTTCAAGACATGGAACATCAGCACCTGTGTCCCTTGCAACTGTGAGTGTAACACCAGTTGTAAGTCTTGCTGGGGCTCTTCCAACACTAATGCCAGCAGCGGCGACACCCAACCTGACATTAGCCCCTGCTGCCTCACAGGCACAACTTTTAACCCCTGCTCCTCAAATACTCACTGTAAGCACAACTCAACAATTGATGGGCAATTCTGGAGCTCTAATAGTGACAAGTGCAGGAGCTCAACAACTAATGCAAGTCAGTGATTCTGGTACATTGATGGGTGGAGGGCAAACTGTAGTTGCTGTTACACCAGCACAGCTCACACTTGCTCCACCTGCCCAACAATTAATGAGCAATGCTCCACAAACAGCTGTGCAACATTTGGTTCAGACATCTGCCCTGCAGTCTCAACTGCCTCAACACCAAGCATCACAATTTGCCCAGCAATCAGTGCAACATTTAGCTGCAGCACAGCAATCTGCCCAGCATGTTGCACAACAATCTGCCCAGCATTTGGCACAGCAATCTGCACAGCACCTGGCAGCACAACAGTCAGCTCAACAACTCGCAGCTGCGGCTCAGCAATCGGCTCAACAGATTGTTGCTCAGCAATCGGCCCAACAGTTAGCAGCACAACAATCAGCACAACAACTTGCATCAACTCAACAGTTGGTACATCAAACATCTACACAACAAATTACAATCTCCAGTACTAGTCAGCCTTTGGCCCTGCCAAATTCACAAGCGCAGCCCATCACATTCCCAATTATTTCACAGAGTATACTGCCTCACTGA
- the LOC119832316 gene encoding uncharacterized protein LOC119832316 — MIKQSVAPRSVHPYQTTVLPRSEQQFATASRLRAKYPWIEDVNTPVYQATSTDASTPEHQYHVPQYYVKENGPPSPVYHAPYGTGTWRNYNRGEKAMPNTYTFPSCASAFSLPLCDVEPSQRMERLQVPSVQSVSPEVPIIGACGGHCPGFEYVCYYILQVIFVVGILTGISLCIAGIVLRKTNRNGDLGVLVYIGCLSSCVCGVLLGVQCCVRREIRQRKLRANTHIPMQPIQEFPVTTHPLIPSTLPRSQIYRPTTTNLSQEDEILGVPWWRRTNRD; from the exons atgataaaacaatCCGTTGCACCCCGAAGTGTGCATCCGTATCAAACAACAGTGTTACCACGCAGTGAACAGCAATTTGCGACGGCTTCACGGCTTCGAGCAAAGTATCCGTGGATAGAAGATGTTAACACACCAGTTTATCAAGCTACTAGTACTGACGCCTCTACGCCTGAACATCAGTATCAC gttcctcaatattatgtaaaagaaaATGGTCCACCATCACCTGTGTACCATGCTCCATATGGCACTGGCACATGGAGAAATTACAATAGAGGAGAGAAAGCGATGCCCAACACATATACTTTCCCGTCATGTGCTTCTGCATTTTCTTTACCATTATGTGATGTAGAGCCCAGTCAGAGGATGGAGCGATTGCAAGTACCATCAGTACAATCAGTTAGCCCTGAGGTCCCAATTATTGGAGCATGTGGTGGGCATTGCCCTGGATTTGAATATGtttgctattatatattacag GTTATCTTTGTGGTTGGCATTTTAACTGGAATCTCATTATGCATAGCTGGTATAgtattaagaaaaacaaatagaaatgGTGATCTTGGAGTTTTGGTATATATTG GTTGTCTTTCCTCATGTGTTTGTGGAGTTTTACTGGGAGTCCAATGTTGTGTCCGCCGAGAAATTAGACAGCGCAAGTTGAGAGCCAATACACACATTCCCATGCAGCCAATTCAg GAGTTTCCTGTAACTACCCACCCACTAATACCGTCCACATTACCTCGTAGTcaaatatatag GCCCACAACAACTAACTTGTCTCAAGAAGACGAAATACTCGGAGTTCCCTGGTGGCGCCGTACTAACAGAGACTGA